Below is a window of Ctenopharyngodon idella isolate HZGC_01 chromosome 7, HZGC01, whole genome shotgun sequence DNA.
GTAGGtaagtaaaataaagaaattaagcaactaaataaactatttttttgaCACACTCAAAGGCTATTTAATTGCACCGTAAATAACCTAAAAGGTGATTTAAAAAGTGGAAATAATgatcagttacataaaaactgCAATTATACGAGGTATCTTGCGACACCTAGGCGGTCCATGGCGGTACTGCAAGGAGTCCACCAATcattattttgatttcaaactgattaattaaacttaaactaaacttgAACTAGTTAAAGCTAAAGTTCAACTAAATATTTTGTTGACCCTcccgatatatatatatatatgtgtgtgtgtgtgtgtttaaaaatataagtattaTTTACATACCTGGTATGTCTGTGTTTGAGCACACTGTTGTGACTGGAAGAAGTCTATATTTGCAGAGATGTTTTGCTCTGTTGAATGTTGCTGTGGATAACCGCTATACTGATCCACACACTGACTAGAGTTGCCCTCATACTGTCCATCACAGTGACCGTAACACCGTCCCCGTCCGACACAATTTCCAGCCATAGAGCTGCACTGAAAATAGCCAACGATCTCTGGAGAATATGAGCCGCCGCTGGAGTTCATGTGCTTCCTGTGGGTCAGTTCTTCCTCACTCAGACCCAGCTGAGCTGACAGAAACGAGATGTAGCGTATGGTGAGCCGTAGCGTCTCAATCTTGGTCAGGGTTTGTCCGACGGGAGCTACGGACGGAGGCAGGTACGTCCTGAGATGGTGGAGAGCTTTGGTCAGATCCCTCATCCTCAGCTTCTCCTTCTCACTGGCATTCTGCCGTTGCTCGCTTGGGTTCTTCAGCCTCAACCTGCGTTTTCTCTTGACGACACCTGTAGATTTGACTGATTTGGAGCACGCAGGCTGCGCCCGGTGGGACGGGGAGAAGCCCTGGTCCGGCGAGACGGTGTCCGGAGAGGAAACGCTGCAGAACTCTGACTCAGAGCTCGAATAGATCCACTGGTTCTGCTGGCTGTGGCTTGAGCTTTCCATAGTGTGACTCTGAAGGCTGGACTGAGGGCTGGAGGTTTATATGTTGGACTCAGAGGTGCGAGGTGACACCTCTGCAGGCTTACGCTAGCCATCGCTGTCTCTCAGACCCCAGGACTCGGCCTGGATCTGTCTGGGAAAGGCTCGGAGAGGCCACAGGAGCAGAGGTGTGAATTTTGACTCCTCTTCAAAACAACAAACCAGAGCAGCTATTCTTCCAGGGAACTGATCTTGTACAACTGACCAAACAATGTATGGCTTCTGTTTAATCTGTTTTCATGCATCTATGAAATTCACTAGCTCtgataaatcacaaaaaaaggGGTGAAAAAGTACTAAATTCTGTATGTGTAAAAAACCCTACCGggcataaatgaaaaaataaagcaatcACACTCAATAAACGTCTAACTTTATGGTCagtatttt
It encodes the following:
- the mespba gene encoding mesoderm posterior ba, whose translation is MESSSHSQQNQWIYSSSESEFCSVSSPDTVSPDQGFSPSHRAQPACSKSVKSTGVVKRKRRLRLKNPSEQRQNASEKEKLRMRDLTKALHHLRTYLPPSVAPVGQTLTKIETLRLTIRYISFLSAQLGLSEEELTHRKHMNSSGGSYSPEIVGYFQCSSMAGNCVGRGRCYGHCDGQYEGNSSQCVDQYSGYPQQHSTEQNISANIDFFQSQQCAQTQTYQVYGRNFGYHLVPQAYWS